Genomic segment of Dermochelys coriacea isolate rDerCor1 chromosome 16, rDerCor1.pri.v4, whole genome shotgun sequence:
TATAAGGGCTATCCTGCTCATTGGCTTATGTGCtttgtgtttttgaagtttaCTGATTTTAAAGCTTTACAGAATGAATGCAGCCAGAGACTGTTTGCCAAGATTATATTTTGATTTAGCTGAAACCCCAGAGAGAGGTTTTTGCATTTAACCTCTTCTCTAGCTGCTTAGCTCCTGACCCATTCACAAACATCATTCTGTTGTAGTTTCTTAACGTATAGCTCTTGCTATCGAAAGACACAAGTTGCTTAACCGGAAATTTAAAGGTGGTTTTAAATAGGTTTTTGTCATCTGATTGCCATTGACTTTGGAAGTCATATTGTTAACACTCTGCACAACTCTTGGTTGCCTTTTATCAGGGATAAACAAAAATGTATCCAATAGATGACACAACTACTGAGAATGCTTTTTTCTCCATTATCTGAACTACATCAATAGcatatttctattaaagaaaggTCACACTGTATAGTACAGGACTAGTAATAATGCCCCATATCTCATATAAATTGCCAtggcttgttttattttaatttttttcaagtgATACAGTAttataaatggaaaaatacaaggTCTTAACTAACTTACGAAAACTGGTATTGTGCAACCCACTGAATTCTTACAACCGATATCAGTGAGTTTGAGTTGAGATGGAAAACTTCCAGAACAGTCCTGTTAAAATTAACCAGAGAGCATATATATTTTGACGAACTGTATAGGAGAATTTAGACTgtattttaagtttaaaatacTCTGCTTCTGGTAATGTCTCCCTTCCGTTCCTCCTTCCCCACGCCCCAGACTGTCTTGCAGTGATAAAAGTGGAATGCGCTAAATTAATGCAAATaacattttctgttgtttataTGGATTTCTTTCTGAAAGTAATATGCTTTTATTCCATTCATACAGCTCTTCCTATGTTTAAATGCTGTTCAAGCTAAAATGCTTTCTAAAAAAGTATGGGAAGCTGATAGTTTTCTTAACTGAGCATTTCTTAATATCTTCCACTAGCGCACTACCACTAACTGGTGCTACCAGTGGTGGGAGTGCTAGTATAACTCAGTTGCTGATGTTTTGCCACTATATTGTCTAATCCTGCTTAAATCAAGTCTAGACAACATGATGGTATAAATGTCACTGCACTAGTGCTACCACTATTGGAGCTGTATGAGACTTTAGAAAAGAGCTAGCATAAGTGTAAAAGTCAGTGTAAACATTGCCTGGATCCAATCATTTccctgtaggttttttttttacattgtttttaaaatggctttgctTTATTTGCACTGACTGGCCAAATAGTGTTAGATGGAACCTTGTATATAAATACAATTATAAGTCTTAGTGTAGTGAAAAGTCAATGTGTGAAATAAATTTACATTCTGGAAAAACtggcatatattttatttttgggaaTCCTATGTCTTCAGCagatcactttctgaaaattctttcttttaggggaaaaaacggaattagatttttttttttttaaatgctgagtTTTCTTATAGTGGGATGTGAAACTAATTTGTCTTATGTTCTCCTTTGCAGTGTGCTGAAAAAGGAAAACCTGTCTACAGCATTCATTGGTGGTTCTCCAAACAGCATTTGACTTTGCTAGAAATTCATCATGCAGCCACCTCCACAGACAGTTCCAGCTGGGGCTGGTGGACCGCCTCCTGCAGGAATTGCTCGGAACACGTATTGGCGAAACAGCCCATTTAGTAGACGGGCAAATGCACCGGTCTCAGGAGCAACTGCCCTGGTGCAACCTGTGACAGACCCTTTTGCATTTGGCAGGCAAACTCCACAAGGTTCCCTGTTAGGTAATCCATCCAAAGGCAATCCCCTGATTATGCCAGGTCCTGCTCCATCAGCGTTTCCTCGTCCAGCTGGTGTGCATTCTTCTCAATCATATGCAGGGGATAATTCTCATGGACTGCCTACATCTTTACCAACATCTGTATCTCAACCAGAAATAACTTCAAATACATTTTCTAATGTGGTGACTCCTTCATCACCAGCACATATTATAAATAGCACTGCACaaatgcatcaaatgcatccaaaTGCAGAACATGGACCCCATAACTCTTCAGCACAGTCGCTTTATAATACAGGAGCAGCACATGAAAATTCTCTCAGTGGACATCCAGCTATGGCACATGTGGCAAACAGAGCCCTAAGCAAACAAGATATTAATAGGGATCCAAGCAACACTAGTTCAGTGCCTACAATAGCACCATTCCTCCCTCCACCTCTTCAACAAACCCCACCTCAGTGGAGACCCATTCAAGATAACCTGCAGCCTCAAGTTCAGAATTACTGGCCCTATACTGAGCCACCTTCTCAGAATGCAGTTTATAACGTTTCTCACTCTTCTGCTGTTAAGTCCCATCTTCCTCCCCAAGCAAATCTGCATCAGGGACCTGTACATCAACATACTCCACAAAGTACCGTGCAAGCACCTTTGCCCATTGGTGgtgaaaagaatgagataagCAGCTTCCCAGTTGCCAACCACCATGTGAACAGCTTTCAGCCTGAAAATATATTTAGACAGAATGTAAGAATGACTAATCCTTGGCCAAGTCAACCTTACCAAGAACAGTTTTACCCACAGCCTCTTTTACCAGATGCTGGTTTTGTTAATCCCATCACTCAGGAAAATAACCCACAAAAACAATCTCAAAAGGTGTCTGAAACACCAAGTGGACATACATCCACAAACGCAGATTCAGGAACTATCTCCATGTTTTTCAAAGGGGATGAGGCAGAAAATGAAGAAATACtttcatcagaaaaaaatgatCTATCCGGTAAAGCTAACTATGATGCTTGTCAGCTAAATTCAGGACATATGTATCACCAACCACTGCATCCTCAGCAGGCTGCAACTAGTGTTCTCTCTCAACCAGAGATTAGCACAGGCTCAGCTAATGAGGCAGTGCAAAAGGGAATGGATGTCCAATATTTTTCTAAAACTATAAGTAGCCAGCATGACACACAGACCAGTAAAAACTCTATGAATATTAGTGATGACAAAGCAAATGATAGCAAAGCTCATGAGAATGTTGGGTCACATTATGAAAATGTTGAGAACCTGGAATGCATTCAGAATCAAGAAGTTCTGCCAAGTGAACCACAGAATATTAATTGCTCATCCCCAAGTGTAGGTTCTGATCTGTACAGATATGGGTCACTACCAGGGCAATTGCTTCCAAAGAACACCATTGTGAGCCATGCAGAAAGAGGACCAAATTTAGAGGCACCCGACTCGTTATCTCATCCTGTCCGATCTGATAGTGTATCCTCAAACTACAGTAACATAAGCCACAGGAGTGTTTCTAGTTCAACAAGACCTCAAGAGCTTGTTGGTACATTTATTCAGCAAGAAAGTGGGAAGCCTGATGAGGAGTCCTCTTCCAGTTTCTTTAAGCAGATTGACTCTTCTCCTTTGGGAGGAGATTCGAGTGAGCCGAATGTCAGCAAGAATTACCATAGTAATCTGTCACAGCCTCAAACTCCAAGTCCCCCCAAACCTACAGGAATATTTCAGACAAGTGCAAATAGTTCTTTTGAACCAGTAAGGTCCCATGGGGTTGGGGTAAAACCTGCTGAGGTTGACCAAGCGAAGATGGTGGTTGAACTAAGAGAGAACCACCCAAACCAAAAGAATACTAAGAAAAGTATGGCTATGCCAGCTGCCTCACCAGGTAATCTTGAACAGCCGCCAGATAACCTGGAAACTATTTTCATGCCCCAAGTACATCCGTTGCCTCTTACAGTCACTGGTGAACCTGGAAAAATGTTGCAGCCTGCTAGTGAACCTGTTGTGGAAAACATACAATTGGTACCTGAGAAAAGATCCTCAACTAGAGCACAGGGAGCAACTAAAAAGTGTGAGAGTCCAGCAACAACTCTTTGGGCTCACAATGAGTTACCTAACTTTGGGGGCAATGTCCTTCTagcccctgctgctcctgcagtGTATGTACCTGCTAAACAGACAGTGGAAATTATTCAACCGCCTGAAGAAGGGCTGTCGAATCAGCATCCAAATAAACCAGAGTGTGTTCCTGTGCAACCATCCCAGCATGGAAATGTATCTTCTGAAAACCTTGAGAATCCTCCCaaaatgggagaggaggaggcacTTCAGTCTCAGGCAAGTTCAGGTTATGCAAGTTTGTTGTCTTCTCCACCCACAGAGTCTCTGCAAAATCATCCTATCTTGATTGCCCAGCCTAATCAAAGCTATAATTTGGCTCAGCCaattaatttttctctttctttatgtAATCAGCTAACCAGGAATGAAAATAATCTTTCACTGAAAGATCCTGGAGTTGAAGATAAACCTGTAACAGGACTCCAAGCTCCACATGCTGGTGGGATCCTCCCTGGGGAAAATGTGTCATTGTCTGTGATGCAGGTTGGATCTTCAGTTAATACGCCTCCATCTTCTAACCTGTCACATTCTAATTTATTACAAAGCCCTGTTAATTCTTCAGAAATCACCTCAAATCAATCCATAAATTTGATGCAACCTCCGTCTCAAACTCCAATTAATTTGGCTCCAGAAGGTCAAAAGAATACTAATTCAGAAGGTTGTCTGCCTGAATTTGCTAGTAAACCAGGATCTGACTCAGCTGTTTCTCCTGGGACAAATCTCCCCAGTGGAAATGCAAGTGTGGTGTTAGTCCCACCAGTGTATACCATGGTGCCTAATAATAATTCTACAAATGATTCACATAGTCATGAAGAAAATTCTGGAGCACTTGATTTTACAGTAACACGGACACTGGACAAAAGCAAGACCAGTAATCCTGGACAGATGCATAATCCATTACTTTCTTGTGGTCCAGTATTTCCTCAACAACCAGTTAATCATGCTAGCCAGGTGGGGCCAGACACACATGACAAACAACATTTCTATCAACAGGTAACAAAAGATGTGCAGCTTCAGGCTCCATCAGACAGAGCCACACAGGGGGCATTGCTTTCTCAGCAACAAAAGCAGACTGCTCAAATGCCGCAAACAGTACCTTCTGGGCAGTCCTTGGTTCCTTCAAATTATCAAATGGCTTCAGGAATTAAACCTACCCAAGCACCACAGCGACAAGAGAATCAGGTGCCAACTAATAGGTATTATCCAGCGGGTCTCCCAGAGGGTAGTTCAACACAGCCACCAACAAGCTATAGTCAAACAAATCCTGATAAACAAGCATTTGCTGGTCAGTCATTGAGTGCTCCAACTTCATCAGCATCTGTTACCACCGGTCAGCCAGCCATGCCAACCATGCAACAAGAGCAGAATCCACCACCTTCTCAGACTCCTCAGGATGCCTGTGGGCCACCACAAAACCCTTACTACTATTATAGACATCCTTATGATGCTTATCAGACTCCATATCCACAGCCTTACCCTCCCCTGGATCTTAGAAGTGCAGCTCATCTCTATTAccaggtagagcaggaacttttttctcttctctcataATTGTATTGATGtttttagtaactttttttttgtctttgaatCATAATGAAGTGTTTGAAGTGATCAACAATATAGCATTTATCTTGAAAGATTCACTTTATATTTCATTATAGAGAGATATCACAATGTCAATAACATAATGCAAGAACTCAACAAAACTAGGTAATGAGAGAGCCTTTGGAAGGATTTTTTGGTAACATTTTCATTACTAACTGGCAGCTTTAAAGCTAACAAACATGATACATATCTGATATCAGAAAGCAGAATCAAAATtcatagaaaaataaatttacaatCAGGAGTGTGAAAACCCAAACTTATAAAGACAGAACTGAAAATGATGGATAAATTATAAACAGATTTAAGATAGGAAATGAGTATTAATACTGTTAAATTCCAGGAGTGACAGTGACTGCTATCAGAACACTGTTTTCTGGGCCTGTGTGAAAAAGATGGTGGTTTCAACCTTGTCCTAGTGGGACGGATGTCCAAATCCTAAAAATGCCCTACCTCCCAGGTGGGACTATTGACAATTTCAGAAGTATTTTCATAAATTGGGTTTTAAGGCACATTGTCAGGCAACAGTGTAGCCATCTGTACCCTTTGTGGCAAGATAATATACTTCAGTATCCATGGTTGTCAATACAGCATCTTTCTTGGGTgctaatttcaatttttttaaggtggtggggagaggaagaagggaaaTTGAATGTTCAGAAAGGGGTTAGCCATAGCAAAATGTGTgcgggttttgtttttgttttattccttGTCAGATTTTCAAACAATTTAACTTACTAGTTGGTAATATATAAACCTGTCTTCTCGAGGATGATGTCTATGGACAATATGGTCCCCGCTACCAGCACTATGATAGAAGCGTTGCTGCCTATGTGGAGCCTGGTGGTTATCGATATGGTGAGCCTGAGCGTCCTAGTTCCAGAGCTAGTCAGTGCTCTGATAGACCTTCTTCTAGGTATGTAATTAGGGAACTATGCAAAGGTTTAGTGTGTCCTGATGGATTAAATT
This window contains:
- the SEC16A gene encoding protein transport protein Sec16A isoform X6, with the translated sequence MQPPPQTVPAGAGGPPPAGIARNTYWRNSPFSRRANAPVSGATALVQPVTDPFAFGRQTPQGSLLGNPSKGNPLIMPGPAPSAFPRPAGVHSSQSYAGDNSHGLPTSLPTSVSQPEITSNTFSNVVTPSSPAHIINSTAQMHQMHPNAEHGPHNSSAQSLYNTGAAHENSLSGHPAMAHVANRALSKQDINRDPSNTSSVPTIAPFLPPPLQQTPPQWRPIQDNLQPQVQNYWPYTEPPSQNAVYNVSHSSAVKSHLPPQANLHQGPVHQHTPQSTVQAPLPIGGEKNEISSFPVANHHVNSFQPENIFRQNVRMTNPWPSQPYQEQFYPQPLLPDAGFVNPITQENNPQKQSQKVSETPSGHTSTNADSGTISMFFKGDEAENEEILSSEKNDLSGKANYDACQLNSGHMYHQPLHPQQAATSVLSQPEISTGSANEAVQKGMDVQYFSKTISSQHDTQTSKNSMNISDDKANDSKAHENVGSHYENVENLECIQNQEVLPSEPQNINCSSPSVGSDLYRYGSLPGQLLPKNTIVSHAERGPNLEAPDSLSHPVRSDSVSSNYSNISHRSVSSSTRPQELVGTFIQQESGKPDEESSSSFFKQIDSSPLGGDSSEPNVSKNYHSNLSQPQTPSPPKPTGIFQTSANSSFEPVRSHGVGVKPAEVDQAKMVVELRENHPNQKNTKKSMAMPAASPGNLEQPPDNLETIFMPQVHPLPLTVTGEPGKMLQPASEPVVENIQLVPEKRSSTRAQGATKKCESPATTLWAHNELPNFGGNVLLAPAAPAVYVPAKQTVEIIQPPEEGLSNQHPNKPECVPVQPSQHGNVSSENLENPPKMGEEEALQSQLTRNENNLSLKDPGVEDKPVTGLQAPHAGGILPGENVSLSVMQVGSSVNTPPSSNLSHSNLLQSPVNSSEITSNQSINLMQPPSQTPINLAPEGQKNTNSEGCLPEFASKPGSDSAVSPGTNLPSGNASVVLVPPVYTMVPNNNSTNDSHSHEENSGALDFTVTRTLDKSKTSNPGQMHNPLLSCGPVFPQQPVNHASQVGPDTHDKQHFYQQVTKDVQLQAPSDRATQGALLSQQQKQTAQMPQTVPSGQSLVPSNYQMASGIKPTQAPQRQENQVPTNRYYPAGLPEGSSTQPPTSYSQTNPDKQAFAGQSLSAPTSSASVTTGQPAMPTMQQEQNPPPSQTPQDACGPPQNPYYYYRHPYDAYQTPYPQPYPPLDLRSAAHLYYQDDVYGQYGPRYQHYDRSVAAYVEPGGYRYGEPERPSSRASQCSDRPSSRQGYAEDYYNPKSGWNDYYADYYANPYNYGDPGRWERYPSAYDSRYRDPRSYDQRYWYDTEQNPYQKREAYPYDSRQDRYEDHWRYDPRFAGSFDDETEPHRDPYGDEFDRRSVHSEHSAHSLRSSHSVHSHQSSFSSRSQQSQLYRSNHDLTANAYETTTQPVSLHTDYPYGGYPANFDRQQPFTDYGYSAETGWPSVEQVPSRPSTPEKFLVPHVCARFGPGGHLTKVLSNLPSEGQPALVEIHSMETMLQHMPEQEEMRAFPGPLAKDDTHKVDVINFAQNKAIQCFQNENLIDKESASLLWDFIVLLCRQNGTVVGTDIAELLLRDHKTVWLPGKSPNEANLIDFTNEALEQVEEESGEAQLSFLTDSLITTIDSLERETERFRELLLYGRKKDALESAMKHGLWGHALLLASKMDSRTHARVMTRFANSLPINDPLQTVYQLMSGRMPAASTCCGDEKWGDWRPHLAMVLSNLTNNMDVESRTITTMGDTLASKGLLDAAHFCYLMAQIGFGIYTKKTTKLVLIGSNHSLPFLKFATNEAIQRTEAYEYAQSLGTQPCCLPNFQVFKFIYACRLAEMGLAAQAFHYCEVISKTVLKNPYYYSPVLIGQLIQISSQLRLFDPQIKEKPEQELFIEPSWLVRLRHLDGQIKDGTIAYNADRSTPQQYACSTPSSELDHLSQCDGTGSGQEMGPATENPLLASLLPNTVHPMQDVQLMPSAPQTILEESAAVTPPTRQETVGGVPFYPVAPPSIGPGSGFAPPGFPNQYGAEQSSLYLGSTVPPGGPPPQAAEPRPEEQLNQETAMQRIPQESPIQKTFPEQREEDFYGKMANMAPGRRSRSTSQSSAHMGYGRRSRTTSESSTHSIGRERCNSAAKQPSPPPPPSIPEGKETNKEIKKEPAARKSGANWFRWLMGKGKNEAHLPDDKNKSIVWDEKKQRWVNLDEPEEESKPPPPPPAGVPKTPQTAPPGPGGPPGVNMFSRKAGTRARYVDVLNPSGAKCSGALPAPSDLFAPLAPLPIPANLFVPNSVPEEQQPMEGSGAREQTFSANQVSADATTEPQYLNSTMLPPGSELPGSNLDGSHSGEPLRSVPPSGGPPAGTVQFYNPSQFAQSPATTGSSRLGRIGQRKYPTLK
- the SEC16A gene encoding protein transport protein Sec16A isoform X5, which encodes MQPPPQTVPAGAGGPPPAGIARNTYWRNSPFSRRANAPVSGATALVQPVTDPFAFGRQTPQGSLLGNPSKGNPLIMPGPAPSAFPRPAGVHSSQSYAGDNSHGLPTSLPTSVSQPEITSNTFSNVVTPSSPAHIINSTAQMHQMHPNAEHGPHNSSAQSLYNTGAAHENSLSGHPAMAHVANRALSKQDINRDPSNTSSVPTIAPFLPPPLQQTPPQWRPIQDNLQPQVQNYWPYTEPPSQNAVYNVSHSSAVKSHLPPQANLHQGPVHQHTPQSTVQAPLPIGGEKNEISSFPVANHHVNSFQPENIFRQNVRMTNPWPSQPYQEQFYPQPLLPDAGFVNPITQENNPQKQSQKVSETPSGHTSTNADSGTISMFFKGDEAENEEILSSEKNDLSGKANYDACQLNSGHMYHQPLHPQQAATSVLSQPEISTGSANEAVQKGMDVQYFSKTISSQHDTQTSKNSMNISDDKANDSKAHENVGSHYENVENLECIQNQEVLPSEPQNINCSSPSVGSDLYRYGSLPGQLLPKNTIVSHAERGPNLEAPDSLSHPVRSDSVSSNYSNISHRSVSSSTRPQELVGTFIQQESGKPDEESSSSFFKQIDSSPLGGDSSEPNVSKNYHSNLSQPQTPSPPKPTGIFQTSANSSFEPVRSHGVGVKPAEVDQAKMVVELRENHPNQKNTKKSMAMPAASPGNLEQPPDNLETIFMPQVHPLPLTVTGEPGKMLQPASEPVVENIQLVPEKRSSTRAQGATKKCESPATTLWAHNELPNFGGNVLLAPAAPAVYVPAKQTVEIIQPPEEGLSNQHPNKPECVPVQPSQHGNVSSENLENPPKMGEEEALQSQLTRNENNLSLKDPGVEDKPVTGLQAPHAGGILPGENVSLSVMQVGSSVNTPPSSNLSHSNLLQSPVNSSEITSNQSINLMQPPSQTPINLAPEGQKNTNSEGCLPEFASKPGSDSAVSPGTNLPSGNASVVLVPPVYTMVPNNNSTNDSHSHEENSGALDFTVTRTLDKSKTSNPGQMHNPLLSCGPVFPQQPVNHASQVGPDTHDKQHFYQQVTKDVQLQAPSDRATQGALLSQQQKQTAQMPQTVPSGQSLVPSNYQMASGIKPTQAPQRQENQVPTNRYYPAGLPEGSSTQPPTSYSQTNPDKQAFAGQSLSAPTSSASVTTGQPAMPTMQQEQNPPPSQTPQDACGPPQNPYYYYRHPYDAYQTPYPQPYPPLDLRSAAHLYYQDDVYGQYGPRYQHYDRSVAAYVEPGGYRYGEPERPSSRASQCSDRPSSRQGYAEDYYNPKSGWNDYYADYYANPYNYGDPGRWERYPSAYDSRYRDPRSYDQRYWYDTEQNPYQKREAYPYDSRQDRYEDHWRYDPRFAGSFDDETEPHRDPYGDEFDRRSVHSEHSAHSLRSSHSVHSHQSSFSSRSQQSQLYRSNHDLTANAYETTTQPVSLHTDYPYGGYPANFDRQQPFTDYGYSAETGWPSVEQVPSRPSTPEKFLVPHVCARFGPGGHLTKVLSNLPSEGQPALVEIHSMETMLQHMPEQEEMRAFPGPLAKDDTHKVDVINFAQNKAIQCFQNENLIDKESASLLWDFIVLLCRQNGTVVGTDIAELLLRDHKTVWLPGKSPNEANLIDFTNEALEQVEEESGEAQLSFLTDSLITTIDSLERETERFRELLLYGRKKDALESAMKHGLWGHALLLASKMDSRTHARVMTRFANSLPINDPLQTVYQLMSGRMPAASTCCGDEKWGDWRPHLAMVLSNLTNNMDVESRTITTMGDTLASKGLLDAAHFCYLMAQIGFGIYTKKTTKLVLIGSNHSLPFLKFATNEAIQRTEAYEYAQSLGTQPCCLPNFQVFKFIYACRLAEMGLAAQAFHYCEVISKTVLKNPYYYSPVLIGQLIQISSQLRLFDPQIKEKPEQELFIEPSWLVRLRHLDGQIKDGTIAYNADRSTPQQYACSTPSSELDHLSQCDGTGSGQEMGPATENPLLASLLPNTVHPMQDVQLMPSAPQTILEESAAVTPPTRQETVGGVPFYPVAPPSIGPGSGFAPPGFPNQYGAEQSSLYLGSTVPPGGPPPQAAEPRPEEQLNQETAMQRIPQESPIQKTFPEQREEDFYGKMANMAPGRRSRSTSQSSAHMGYGRRSRTTSESSTHSIGRERCNSAAKQPSPPPPPSIPEGKETNKEIKKEPAARKSGANWFRWLMGKGKNEAHLPDDKNKSIVWDEKKQRWVNLDEPEEESKPPPPPPAGVPKTPQTAPPGPGGPPGVNMFSRKAAGTRARYVDVLNPSGAKCSGALPAPSDLFAPLAPLPIPANLFVPNSVPEEQQPMEGSGAREQTFSANQVSADATTEPQYLNSTMLPPGSELPGSNLDGSHSGELSRSSSMSSLSREVSQHFNQPLRSVPPSGGPPAGTVQFYNPSQFAQSPATTGSSRLGRIGQRKYPTLK
- the SEC16A gene encoding protein transport protein Sec16A isoform X1, with the protein product MQPPPQTVPAGAGGPPPAGIARNTYWRNSPFSRRANAPVSGATALVQPVTDPFAFGRQTPQGSLLGNPSKGNPLIMPGPAPSAFPRPAGVHSSQSYAGDNSHGLPTSLPTSVSQPEITSNTFSNVVTPSSPAHIINSTAQMHQMHPNAEHGPHNSSAQSLYNTGAAHENSLSGHPAMAHVANRALSKQDINRDPSNTSSVPTIAPFLPPPLQQTPPQWRPIQDNLQPQVQNYWPYTEPPSQNAVYNVSHSSAVKSHLPPQANLHQGPVHQHTPQSTVQAPLPIGGEKNEISSFPVANHHVNSFQPENIFRQNVRMTNPWPSQPYQEQFYPQPLLPDAGFVNPITQENNPQKQSQKVSETPSGHTSTNADSGTISMFFKGDEAENEEILSSEKNDLSGKANYDACQLNSGHMYHQPLHPQQAATSVLSQPEISTGSANEAVQKGMDVQYFSKTISSQHDTQTSKNSMNISDDKANDSKAHENVGSHYENVENLECIQNQEVLPSEPQNINCSSPSVGSDLYRYGSLPGQLLPKNTIVSHAERGPNLEAPDSLSHPVRSDSVSSNYSNISHRSVSSSTRPQELVGTFIQQESGKPDEESSSSFFKQIDSSPLGGDSSEPNVSKNYHSNLSQPQTPSPPKPTGIFQTSANSSFEPVRSHGVGVKPAEVDQAKMVVELRENHPNQKNTKKSMAMPAASPGNLEQPPDNLETIFMPQVHPLPLTVTGEPGKMLQPASEPVVENIQLVPEKRSSTRAQGATKKCESPATTLWAHNELPNFGGNVLLAPAAPAVYVPAKQTVEIIQPPEEGLSNQHPNKPECVPVQPSQHGNVSSENLENPPKMGEEEALQSQASSGYASLLSSPPTESLQNHPILIAQPNQSYNLAQPINFSLSLCNQLTRNENNLSLKDPGVEDKPVTGLQAPHAGGILPGENVSLSVMQVGSSVNTPPSSNLSHSNLLQSPVNSSEITSNQSINLMQPPSQTPINLAPEGQKNTNSEGCLPEFASKPGSDSAVSPGTNLPSGNASVVLVPPVYTMVPNNNSTNDSHSHEENSGALDFTVTRTLDKSKTSNPGQMHNPLLSCGPVFPQQPVNHASQVGPDTHDKQHFYQQVTKDVQLQAPSDRATQGALLSQQQKQTAQMPQTVPSGQSLVPSNYQMASGIKPTQAPQRQENQVPTNRYYPAGLPEGSSTQPPTSYSQTNPDKQAFAGQSLSAPTSSASVTTGQPAMPTMQQEQNPPPSQTPQDACGPPQNPYYYYRHPYDAYQTPYPQPYPPLDLRSAAHLYYQDDVYGQYGPRYQHYDRSVAAYVEPGGYRYGEPERPSSRASQCSDRPSSRQGYAEDYYNPKSGWNDYYADYYANPYNYGDPGRWERYPSAYDSRYRDPRSYDQRYWYDTEQNPYQKREAYPYDSRQDRYEDHWRYDPRFAGSFDDETEPHRDPYGDEFDRRSVHSEHSAHSLRSSHSVHSHQSSFSSRSQQSQLYRSNHDLTANAYETTTQPVSLHTDYPYGGYPANFDRQQPFTDYGYSAETGWPSVEQVPSRPSTPEKFLVPHVCARFGPGGHLTKVLSNLPSEGQPALVEIHSMETMLQHMPEQEEMRAFPGPLAKDDTHKVDVINFAQNKAIQCFQNENLIDKESASLLWDFIVLLCRQNGTVVGTDIAELLLRDHKTVWLPGKSPNEANLIDFTNEALEQVEEESGEAQLSFLTDSLITTIDSLERETERFRELLLYGRKKDALESAMKHGLWGHALLLASKMDSRTHARVMTRFANSLPINDPLQTVYQLMSGRMPAASTCCGDEKWGDWRPHLAMVLSNLTNNMDVESRTITTMGDTLASKGLLDAAHFCYLMAQIGFGIYTKKTTKLVLIGSNHSLPFLKFATNEAIQRTEAYEYAQSLGTQPCCLPNFQVFKFIYACRLAEMGLAAQAFHYCEVISKTVLKNPYYYSPVLIGQLIQISSQLRLFDPQIKEKPEQELFIEPSWLVRLRHLDGQIKDGTIAYNADRSTPQQYACSTPSSELDHLSQCDGTGSGQEMGPATENPLLASLLPNTVHPMQDVQLMPSAPQTILEESAAVTPPTRQETVGGVPFYPVAPPSIGPGSGFAPPGFPNQYGAEQSSLYLGSTVPPGGPPPQAAEPRPEEQLNQETAMQRIPQESPIQKTFPEQREEDFYGKMANMAPGRRSRSTSQSSAHMGYGRRSRTTSESSTHSIGRERCNSAAKQPSPPPPPSIPEGKETNKEIKKEPAARKSGANWFRWLMGKGKNEAHLPDDKNKSIVWDEKKQRWVNLDEPEEESKPPPPPPAGVPKTPQTAPPGPGGPPGVNMFSRKAAGTRARYVDVLNPSGAKCSGALPAPSDLFAPLAPLPIPANLFVPNSVPEEQQPMEGSGAREQTFSANQVSADATTEPQYLNSTMLPPGSELPGSNLDGSHSGELSRSSSMSSLSREVSQHFNQPLRSVPPSGGPPAGTVQFYNPSQFAQSPATTGSSRLGRIGQRKYPTLK